Proteins encoded together in one Stutzerimonas stutzeri window:
- a CDS encoding LysR family transcriptional regulator, producing MARDLPPLNALRAFEAAARLGSLSEAARELHVTHGAISRQVKQLEEQLGVGLFVKEGRGVKLTDAGARLRDAASEAFERLRSTCAELQRQTAEAPFVLGCPGSLLARWFIPRLDRLNRDLPELRLQLSASEGELDPRKPGLDATLWYAEPPWPADMQVFELAAERIGPVLSPYHPRCTDLRGAPPSAVLDETLLHTASRPQAWPNWARQQGLDPARLRLGQSFEHLYFLLEAALAGLGVAIAPQQLVADDLRQRRLLAPWGFVETRARLALWVPARRVDRRAERLAEWLRNELERQ from the coding sequence ATGGCGCGCGATCTACCTCCTCTCAACGCATTGCGAGCCTTCGAGGCTGCCGCCCGGCTGGGCAGTCTGAGCGAAGCGGCGCGCGAGCTGCACGTGACCCACGGCGCGATCAGTCGGCAGGTCAAGCAGCTCGAAGAGCAGCTTGGCGTCGGCCTGTTCGTCAAGGAAGGGCGCGGCGTAAAACTCACCGATGCCGGTGCGCGGCTGCGTGATGCCGCCAGCGAAGCCTTCGAGCGTCTGCGCAGCACCTGCGCCGAGCTGCAGCGCCAGACCGCCGAGGCGCCGTTCGTGCTCGGTTGCCCGGGCAGTCTGCTGGCGCGCTGGTTCATTCCGCGGCTGGATCGGCTCAATCGCGACCTGCCGGAATTGCGCCTGCAACTGTCGGCCAGCGAAGGTGAGCTGGACCCGCGCAAGCCGGGGCTGGATGCCACGCTGTGGTACGCCGAACCGCCCTGGCCGGCGGACATGCAGGTGTTCGAGCTGGCCGCCGAGCGCATCGGCCCGGTGCTCAGCCCCTATCATCCACGCTGTACCGACCTTCGCGGCGCGCCGCCGTCGGCTGTGCTCGACGAGACGCTGCTGCACACCGCCTCGCGGCCGCAGGCCTGGCCGAACTGGGCACGTCAGCAGGGGCTGGATCCGGCGCGGCTGCGTCTGGGGCAGAGCTTCGAACACCTGTATTTCCTGCTGGAAGCGGCGCTGGCCGGCCTCGGCGTGGCCATCGCGCCACAGCAGCTGGTGGCCGACGACCTGCGCCAGAGACGTCTGCTGGCGCCCTGGGGCTTCGTCGAGACCCGCGCCAGACTGGCGCTCTGGGTACCGGCACGGCGAGTGGACAGGCGTGCCGAGCGTCTGGCGGAGTGGTTGCGCAACGAGCTGGAGCGGCAGTGA
- the trpB gene encoding tryptophan synthase subunit beta has product MTSYRNGPDAKGLFGHFGGQYVAETLMPLIHELAAEYEKAKADPEFAKELAYFQRDYVGRPSPLYFAERLTEHCGGAKIYLKREELNHTGAHKINNCIGQILLAKRMGKQRIIAETGAGMHGVATASVAARFGMQCVIYMGTTDIDRQQANVFRMKLLGAEVIPVTAGTGTLKDAMNEALRDWVTNVHNTFYLIGTVAGPHPYPAMVRDFQAVIGKETREQMMEKEGRLPDSLVACIGGGSNAMGLFHPFLDDASVKIIGVEAAGHGIETGQHAASLNGGVPGVLHGNRTFLLQNEDGQIIDAHSISAGLDYPGIGPEHAWLHDIGRVEYTSITDKEALKAFHTCCRLEGIIPALESSHALAEVFKRAPGLPKDHLMVVNLSGRGDKDMQTVMHHYDEQEEHI; this is encoded by the coding sequence ATGACCTCATACCGCAACGGCCCTGATGCCAAGGGCCTGTTCGGCCACTTCGGTGGTCAGTACGTCGCCGAAACGCTGATGCCGCTCATCCACGAGCTGGCCGCCGAGTACGAAAAAGCCAAGGCCGACCCCGAGTTCGCCAAGGAGCTCGCCTACTTCCAGCGCGACTACGTGGGCCGCCCCTCGCCGCTGTACTTCGCCGAGCGCCTGACCGAACACTGCGGCGGCGCGAAGATCTACCTCAAGCGCGAAGAGCTCAACCACACCGGCGCGCACAAGATCAACAACTGCATCGGCCAGATCCTGCTGGCCAAGCGCATGGGCAAGCAGCGCATCATCGCCGAGACCGGCGCCGGCATGCACGGCGTGGCCACTGCCTCCGTGGCCGCGCGCTTCGGCATGCAGTGCGTGATCTACATGGGCACCACCGACATCGACCGCCAGCAGGCCAACGTCTTCCGCATGAAGCTCCTGGGCGCCGAAGTGATTCCGGTCACCGCCGGCACCGGCACCCTGAAGGACGCGATGAACGAAGCCCTGCGCGACTGGGTGACCAACGTCCACAACACCTTCTACCTGATCGGCACCGTCGCCGGGCCGCACCCCTACCCCGCCATGGTCCGCGACTTCCAGGCCGTGATCGGCAAGGAAACCCGCGAGCAGATGATGGAAAAGGAAGGTCGCCTGCCCGACTCGCTGGTGGCCTGTATCGGTGGCGGCTCCAATGCCATGGGCCTGTTCCATCCGTTCCTGGATGACGCCAGTGTGAAGATCATCGGCGTCGAGGCGGCCGGGCACGGTATCGAGACCGGCCAGCACGCGGCGAGCCTGAACGGTGGCGTACCCGGCGTACTGCACGGCAACCGCACCTTCCTCCTGCAGAACGAGGATGGCCAGATCATCGACGCCCACTCGATCTCCGCCGGCCTGGACTACCCCGGCATCGGCCCGGAACACGCCTGGCTGCACGACATCGGCCGCGTCGAGTACACCTCGATCACCGACAAGGAAGCGCTCAAGGCTTTCCACACCTGCTGCCGCCTGGAAGGCATCATCCCGGCGCTGGAGTCCTCCCACGCGCTGGCTGAAGTATTCAAGCGCGCGCCTGGTCTGCCGAAGGATCACCTGATGGTGGTCAACCTCTCCGGCCGCGGCGACAAGGACATGCAGACCGTCATGCACCACTACGACGAACAGGAAGAACATATATGA
- the trpA gene encoding tryptophan synthase subunit alpha: protein MSRLQTRFDELKQQNRAALVTFITAGDPDYATSLQILKGLPAAGADVIELGMPFTDPMADGPAIQLANIRALAAKQDLAKTLQMVREFRQDDQTTPIVLMGYFNPIHKMGVERFIAEAVEAGVDGLIVVDLPPEHNEDLCDPAQAAGIDFIRLTTPTTDDKRLPVVLNGSSGFVYYVSVAGVTGAGSATLEHVEEAVARLKRHTELPVCVGFGIRTPEQAAAIARLTEGVVVGSALIDQIANAKSNAQAVEGVLELCRQISTGVRSARA from the coding sequence ATGAGCCGCCTGCAGACGCGCTTCGACGAGCTGAAACAACAGAACCGCGCCGCACTGGTGACCTTCATCACCGCCGGCGATCCGGACTACGCCACCTCGCTGCAGATCCTCAAGGGCCTGCCGGCCGCGGGTGCCGACGTCATCGAACTGGGCATGCCCTTCACCGACCCGATGGCCGACGGCCCGGCGATCCAGCTGGCCAACATCCGCGCCCTGGCCGCCAAGCAGGACCTGGCCAAGACGCTGCAGATGGTTCGTGAATTCCGCCAGGACGACCAGACCACCCCGATCGTGCTGATGGGCTACTTCAACCCCATCCACAAGATGGGCGTGGAGCGCTTCATCGCCGAGGCGGTGGAAGCCGGCGTCGACGGCCTGATCGTGGTCGACCTGCCGCCGGAGCACAACGAAGACCTCTGCGACCCGGCCCAGGCCGCGGGCATCGACTTCATCCGCCTGACCACCCCGACCACTGATGACAAGCGCCTGCCGGTGGTACTCAACGGCAGCTCCGGCTTCGTCTATTACGTCTCGGTGGCCGGCGTGACCGGTGCCGGTTCGGCGACGCTCGAGCATGTCGAGGAAGCCGTGGCGCGCCTCAAGCGCCATACCGAGCTGCCGGTTTGCGTCGGCTTCGGCATCCGCACGCCGGAACAGGCCGCCGCCATCGCCCGGCTGACCGAAGGGGTGGTAGTGGGCTCGGCGCTGATCGATCAGATCGCCAATGCCAAGAGCAACGCACAGGCCGTCGAAGGCGTGCTGGAACTGTGCCGCCAGATCAGTACCGGCGTGCGCAGCGCCCGCGCCTGA
- a CDS encoding isopenicillin N synthase family dioxygenase, which produces MNESLCARHLEAAALPLIDIAGLFSPDLDERAAVAKRIGAACREVGFFCIANHGVDAALQQAVFEQARAFFALPEPGKRALDKVFSKANRGYEPLRGQVLEAGAPADLKEGFYIGEELAEDDPRVLAGRFNHGANQWPSELAEFRPTMERYRDAMNALANRLMAAIALSLQLPEDHFAGFCRDSMSTLRLLHYPPQPANAAPGEKGCGAHTDFGGLTLLLQDENPGLQVWDRHSKSWIHAVPVPGTYVVNLGDMIARWTNDQYRSTLHRVVNMSGRERYSVPFFFSGNPDHVVECLPTCLAPGEAPRYPAVTVEEHHREMYRRTYG; this is translated from the coding sequence ATGAACGAATCCCTTTGCGCCCGCCATCTCGAAGCCGCCGCGCTGCCGCTGATCGACATCGCCGGGCTGTTTTCTCCCGATCTCGACGAGCGCGCCGCCGTGGCCAAACGCATCGGTGCGGCCTGTCGCGAGGTCGGTTTCTTCTGTATCGCCAACCACGGCGTCGACGCGGCGCTGCAGCAGGCGGTGTTCGAGCAGGCGCGGGCCTTCTTTGCCCTGCCGGAACCCGGCAAGCGCGCCCTGGACAAGGTGTTCTCGAAGGCCAATCGCGGCTATGAGCCGTTGCGCGGGCAGGTGCTGGAAGCCGGTGCGCCGGCCGATCTCAAGGAAGGCTTCTACATCGGCGAGGAGCTGGCCGAGGACGACCCGCGGGTACTGGCCGGGCGTTTCAACCACGGCGCCAACCAGTGGCCGAGCGAGCTCGCGGAGTTTCGCCCGACGATGGAGCGCTATCGCGACGCGATGAATGCGCTGGCGAATCGGCTGATGGCGGCCATCGCGCTGTCGCTGCAACTGCCGGAGGATCATTTCGCCGGCTTCTGCCGCGACTCCATGAGCACCCTGCGCCTGCTGCATTACCCGCCGCAGCCGGCCAATGCCGCGCCCGGCGAAAAGGGCTGTGGCGCGCATACCGATTTCGGCGGGCTGACGCTGCTTCTGCAGGACGAGAACCCCGGCCTGCAGGTCTGGGATCGCCACAGCAAGAGCTGGATTCACGCAGTGCCCGTGCCCGGCACCTATGTGGTCAATTTGGGCGACATGATCGCCCGCTGGACCAACGACCAGTACCGTTCGACGCTGCACCGGGTGGTCAACATGTCCGGACGCGAGCGCTACAGCGTGCCGTTCTTCTTCAGCGGCAACCCGGACCATGTGGTCGAGTGCCTGCCGACCTGCCTCGCGCCCGGCGAGGCGCCGCGCTACCCCGCGGTGACGGTGGAAGAGCACCACCGCGAGATGTACCGGAGGACCTATGGCTGA
- a CDS encoding alpha/beta fold hydrolase, with amino-acid sequence MADVVLIHGAWAGSWVWDSLQDGLRDAGHRPHAVDLPGNGSDATPLAEVSLQRYVEHVGALIETLPGPIHLVAHSGGGITATAVAERYAERIAGVTYVAGMMLPSGMGFGELCAELARDFPEVGGIGPYLEAAPGGSRVPGDAACALFFHDAPAQAAITAARRLTVQPDGGRDIAAQWTAARFGRLPRLYIEATKDRSVLPRVQQRMQQLVPGAERVRLDCGHAPQLAMPDALLAALLDFFARQPHPVR; translated from the coding sequence ATGGCTGATGTCGTCCTCATCCACGGGGCCTGGGCCGGTAGCTGGGTCTGGGATTCGCTGCAGGATGGCCTGCGCGATGCCGGCCACCGACCGCATGCGGTCGACCTGCCGGGCAACGGCAGCGACGCCACGCCGCTCGCCGAGGTCTCGCTGCAGCGCTACGTCGAACACGTCGGCGCGCTGATCGAGACGCTGCCCGGCCCGATCCATCTGGTCGCGCATTCCGGCGGCGGCATCACCGCCACTGCCGTGGCCGAACGTTATGCCGAGCGCATCGCCGGGGTCACCTATGTCGCCGGCATGATGCTGCCCAGCGGCATGGGCTTTGGCGAACTCTGTGCCGAGCTCGCCCGCGACTTTCCCGAGGTCGGCGGCATCGGCCCCTATCTCGAGGCCGCGCCCGGCGGCAGCCGCGTACCGGGCGATGCCGCCTGCGCCCTGTTCTTTCACGATGCACCGGCACAGGCCGCGATCACTGCCGCGCGCCGCCTGACGGTGCAGCCCGACGGCGGCCGCGATATCGCCGCACAGTGGACGGCCGCGCGTTTCGGTCGTCTGCCGCGGCTGTATATCGAAGCCACGAAGGACCGCTCCGTGCTGCCACGGGTGCAGCAGCGCATGCAGCAACTGGTGCCGGGTGCCGAGCGCGTGCGCCTCGATTGTGGCCATGCGCCGCAACTGGCCATGCCCGACGCGCTGCTCGCCGCCCTGCTGGATTTCTTCGCGCGCCAACCACATCCCGTGCGCTGA
- a CDS encoding ABC transporter substrate-binding protein, with translation MFNRTLLASALLALFSQSALAADKVRWLNDWLPAGDKAAIYLGVEQGLFAAEGIEVEIASARGGSDVVTKLATNSADFGSAGLASLLQAKAQGEVPVVAVAPIYNKQPDAFFTTEGSGIESFKDIVGKTVATPTFSASNVVWPLLLQRNGIDPASVKLLKLDPGALAPMLATGKVDATINWLTVAPGFVRALGEADKTLKTIPWSEYGFEGYGLSLVASQRFVQSHPEVAKKFVKAYRQAQKNAIADPAAAAAALKKKVAEVDQQQAEEQFVASVPLMQNEISDAEGPGFDAKRLATTWEWVAKAQGMQIDALDPASAIDTSLSE, from the coding sequence ATGTTCAACAGAACCCTGCTCGCCAGCGCCCTGCTCGCGCTGTTCAGCCAATCCGCCCTGGCCGCCGACAAGGTCCGCTGGCTCAACGACTGGCTGCCGGCCGGCGACAAGGCGGCGATCTACCTCGGTGTCGAACAGGGCCTGTTCGCCGCCGAAGGCATCGAAGTGGAGATCGCCAGTGCCCGCGGTGGCAGCGACGTGGTGACCAAGCTGGCCACCAACAGCGCCGACTTCGGCTCGGCCGGCCTGGCCTCGCTGCTGCAGGCCAAGGCCCAGGGCGAGGTGCCGGTGGTGGCGGTGGCACCGATCTACAACAAGCAGCCGGACGCCTTCTTCACTACCGAAGGCTCGGGCATCGAGAGCTTCAAGGACATCGTCGGCAAGACGGTCGCCACCCCGACCTTCTCCGCCTCCAACGTGGTTTGGCCGCTGCTGCTGCAGCGCAACGGCATCGACCCGGCCAGCGTCAAGCTGCTCAAGCTCGACCCCGGCGCGCTGGCACCGATGCTCGCCACTGGCAAGGTGGACGCCACCATCAACTGGCTGACCGTCGCGCCCGGCTTCGTCCGTGCCCTCGGCGAAGCGGACAAGACGCTGAAGACCATCCCCTGGTCGGAATACGGCTTCGAGGGCTACGGCCTGTCGCTGGTAGCGTCGCAGCGCTTCGTGCAGAGCCATCCCGAGGTCGCCAAGAAGTTCGTCAAGGCCTACCGGCAGGCACAGAAGAACGCCATCGCCGACCCGGCTGCAGCGGCGGCGGCGCTGAAAAAGAAGGTTGCCGAAGTCGACCAGCAGCAGGCCGAAGAGCAATTCGTCGCCTCGGTGCCGCTGATGCAGAACGAGATCAGCGATGCCGAGGGCCCGGGCTTCGACGCCAAGCGGCTGGCCACCACCTGGGAATGGGTCGCCAAGGCGCAGGGCATGCAGATTGATGCCCTCGACCCGGCCAGCGCCATCGACACCAGCCTGAGCGAGTGA
- a CDS encoding ABC transporter ATP-binding protein, producing MNAAVLPATPRPNISFDRVSQVFTSSDGSEVVALDNASFDIGRHEFIAVLGPSGCGKSTLLRILAGLVRPTHGQVSIYGSPVDGPRDEIGIVFQKPTLLPWLNIRDNLTFPMRHKYGRVTAQEITRGEELLELVGLKEFGNKRPDELSGGMQQRAAIARALLHDPEILLMDEPFSALDALTRDELSLELLNIWTQRPKTVLFITHSIPEALLLADRILVMSARPGRVQEIIDVDLPRPRSMQTLTEPRFNELANHIRRKVFSRHADH from the coding sequence ATGAACGCTGCCGTCCTGCCCGCCACACCGCGCCCCAACATCAGCTTCGATCGGGTCAGCCAGGTCTTCACCTCCTCCGATGGCAGCGAGGTGGTGGCGCTGGACAACGCCAGTTTCGACATCGGCCGCCACGAGTTCATCGCCGTGCTCGGCCCCTCGGGCTGCGGCAAGTCCACGCTGCTGCGCATCCTCGCCGGGCTGGTGCGACCGACCCACGGCCAGGTCAGCATCTACGGCAGCCCGGTGGACGGCCCGCGCGACGAGATCGGCATCGTCTTCCAGAAGCCGACGCTGCTGCCGTGGCTGAACATCCGCGACAACCTGACCTTTCCCATGCGCCACAAGTACGGCCGTGTCACCGCCCAGGAGATCACCCGCGGCGAGGAGCTGCTGGAACTGGTGGGGCTCAAGGAATTCGGCAACAAGCGCCCAGACGAACTCTCCGGCGGCATGCAGCAGCGCGCGGCGATTGCCCGGGCATTGCTGCACGACCCGGAAATCCTGCTGATGGACGAGCCGTTCTCGGCACTCGACGCCCTGACCCGCGACGAGTTGAGCCTGGAGCTGCTGAATATCTGGACCCAGCGTCCGAAGACGGTGCTGTTCATCACCCACTCGATTCCCGAAGCGCTGCTGCTGGCCGACCGCATCCTGGTGATGTCGGCACGCCCCGGCCGCGTTCAGGAAATCATCGATGTCGACCTGCCGCGTCCGCGGTCCATGCAGACCCTCACGGAGCCCCGTTTCAATGAGCTCGCCAACCATATCCGCCGCAAGGTCTTCTCGCGCCATGCCGACCATTAA
- a CDS encoding ABC transporter permease, with the protein MPTIKPRTHRLKTQADRLAPWLAFIVLLLVWEAACRLLKLPSFVLPSPSAILAATQKVGLGAWAEHIFATLRVTLMGYGLSILIGIPLAIALASSRLMSRTLYPLLVIVQSTPIVAVAPIIVVVMGAGDLPRVFITFLIAFFPIVVSCVTGLLATPEELVELSRSLGASKAREYRNIRLPYAIPHLFSALRISITLAVIGAVVAEFVAAEKGLGYFINFSTSMFQVPQAFAALMMLVVISLLLFHLIGLLQKVCFPWSLPKAGH; encoded by the coding sequence ATGCCGACCATTAAGCCCAGGACACATCGCCTGAAGACGCAGGCCGATCGCCTCGCGCCCTGGCTCGCCTTCATCGTCCTGCTGCTGGTCTGGGAGGCGGCCTGCCGCCTGCTCAAGCTGCCAAGCTTCGTGCTGCCCTCGCCCAGCGCCATTCTCGCGGCGACGCAGAAGGTCGGCCTCGGTGCCTGGGCCGAGCACATCTTCGCCACCCTGCGGGTGACGCTGATGGGCTACGGCCTGTCGATCCTGATCGGCATCCCGCTGGCCATCGCCCTGGCGTCCTCGCGACTGATGTCGCGCACGCTCTATCCGCTGTTGGTGATCGTGCAGTCCACGCCCATCGTCGCGGTAGCGCCGATCATCGTGGTGGTGATGGGCGCCGGCGACCTGCCGCGGGTGTTCATCACCTTCCTGATCGCCTTCTTCCCCATCGTGGTGTCCTGCGTCACCGGCCTCCTGGCGACGCCGGAGGAGCTGGTGGAACTGTCGCGCTCGCTGGGCGCGTCGAAGGCCCGCGAGTACCGCAACATCCGCCTGCCCTATGCGATTCCACACCTGTTCTCGGCGCTGCGCATCTCCATCACCCTGGCGGTGATCGGCGCGGTGGTCGCCGAGTTCGTCGCGGCGGAAAAAGGCCTGGGCTACTTCATCAACTTCTCCACCTCGATGTTCCAGGTGCCGCAAGCCTTCGCCGCGTTGATGATGTTGGTGGTGATCAGCCTGCTGCTGTTCCACCTGATCGGGCTGCTGCAGAAGGTCTGCTTTCCCTGGAGCCTGCCCAAGGCGGGGCACTGA
- a CDS encoding nucleoside deaminase: MPLDDLALLRKSFDVARRALENGTHPFGAILVGPDGEVLLEQGNAYMPDHDMTGHAERVLMTRASTRYTPEFLSRCTMYTSAEPCAMCAGAAYWVGLGRVVYGLSERSLKDLTGNHPENPTLDLPCRIVFDAGQRKVEVLGPLLEDEAAALHEGIW; encoded by the coding sequence ATGCCTCTCGACGATCTCGCCCTGCTGCGCAAAAGCTTCGACGTCGCCCGCCGCGCGCTGGAAAACGGCACCCATCCGTTCGGCGCCATCCTGGTCGGGCCTGACGGTGAGGTGCTGCTCGAACAGGGCAACGCCTACATGCCCGACCACGACATGACCGGCCATGCCGAGCGGGTGCTGATGACCCGAGCCTCGACCCGCTATACGCCGGAATTCCTCTCGCGCTGCACCATGTACACGTCCGCCGAACCCTGCGCCATGTGCGCGGGTGCCGCCTACTGGGTCGGTCTTGGGCGCGTGGTCTACGGCCTTTCCGAGCGCAGCCTGAAGGACCTCACCGGCAACCATCCGGAAAACCCGACGCTGGATTTGCCGTGCCGCATCGTCTTCGACGCCGGCCAGCGCAAGGTCGAGGTGCTCGGCCCGCTGCTGGAGGACGAGGCGGCCGCCCTGCACGAAGGCATCTGGTAG
- a CDS encoding SDR family oxidoreductase codes for MSNITGKIVLITGASSGIGEATARLLAAQGATVVLGARRLERLEKLAAEIGERGGIAACRALDVISREDTQAFVDFAEQRFGRVDVIINNAGVMPLSPLDALKVDEWNRMIDVNIRGVLHGIAAGLPLMQRQRAGQFVNIASIGAYAVSPTAAVYCATKYAVRAISEGLRQEVGGDIRVTLVSPGVTESELAESISDDSARSAMDDFRRIAIPADAIARAIAYAIDQPADVDVSELVVRPTASPY; via the coding sequence ATGTCGAACATCACCGGCAAAATCGTACTCATCACCGGCGCCAGCAGCGGCATCGGTGAAGCCACGGCTCGCCTGCTGGCGGCCCAGGGCGCAACCGTCGTGCTGGGCGCGCGGCGTCTCGAACGGCTGGAAAAGCTGGCCGCCGAGATCGGCGAACGCGGTGGCATCGCCGCCTGCCGCGCGCTGGACGTGATCAGCCGCGAGGACACCCAGGCCTTCGTCGACTTCGCCGAACAGCGCTTCGGCCGCGTCGACGTGATCATCAACAACGCCGGGGTCATGCCGCTTTCGCCGCTGGATGCGCTGAAGGTCGACGAGTGGAACCGCATGATCGACGTGAACATCCGCGGCGTGCTGCACGGCATCGCTGCCGGCCTGCCGCTGATGCAGCGCCAGCGCGCCGGTCAGTTCGTCAACATCGCCTCCATCGGCGCCTATGCGGTGAGCCCGACCGCGGCGGTGTACTGCGCCACCAAGTATGCGGTGCGCGCCATCTCCGAGGGCTTGCGCCAGGAGGTCGGCGGCGATATCCGCGTGACCCTGGTGTCCCCGGGCGTCACCGAATCGGAACTCGCCGAGAGCATTTCCGATGACAGCGCCCGCTCGGCCATGGACGACTTCCGCCGCATCGCCATTCCGGCCGACGCCATCGCACGCGCCATCGCCTATGCCATCGACCAGCCGGCCGATGTCGACGTCAGCGAACTGGTGGTGCGCCCCACCGCCAGCCCCTACTGA
- a CDS encoding carboxymuconolactone decarboxylase family protein, translating to MTLRTSTTLAAACLAVFGSLTFASLEAASNERHERGVQVMDHLSGGAGQPVLEALRKDYPFLAEGITQYALGDVWGRSELDDRTRQLAAVAAFAAQGNLPYMKIHAGYALRLGVSREELKEVVYLTTVTAGFPRAIDAAQALREVPDPASR from the coding sequence ATGACCCTTCGTACCAGCACCACACTGGCCGCGGCCTGCCTGGCCGTATTCGGATCACTGACCTTCGCCTCGCTGGAAGCCGCCAGCAACGAGCGCCACGAACGTGGCGTCCAAGTGATGGATCACCTGTCCGGCGGCGCCGGGCAACCCGTGCTCGAAGCGTTGCGCAAGGACTATCCCTTTCTCGCCGAGGGCATCACCCAGTACGCCTTGGGCGATGTCTGGGGGCGCAGCGAGCTGGATGACCGCACCCGCCAGCTGGCCGCGGTCGCTGCCTTCGCCGCCCAGGGCAATCTGCCCTACATGAAGATCCACGCCGGCTACGCGCTGCGCCTGGGCGTCAGCCGTGAGGAGCTGAAGGAGGTGGTCTACCTGACCACCGTGACGGCCGGCTTTCCCCGCGCCATCGATGCCGCCCAGGCATTGCGCGAGGTGCCGGACCCGGCGTCGCGCTGA
- a CDS encoding AraC family transcriptional regulator, whose translation MNQLDLHSAEETIAQRAALARLIDGLVRDDGMHPTAIDDLFLIRCSAPSELVHGLHKPALCIIVQGSKEVRLGDELYTYDALHYLVVSVTVPVAGRVLEASSGEPYLCIRLDIDPAMVATLVAESAPLSQPVEGAARGVYLDRIDAPLLDATLRLVRLLASPQDIPVLAPLAMREIFYRLLCGRQGRHLHEIAVRDSQGHRVTRAIEWLNRNYVEPLRIEELAQRVNLSSSTLHHRFKALTSMSPLQYQKQLRLQEARRLLIAEGLDVSSAGYRVGYESPSQFSREYSRLFGASPVKDLARLRSTA comes from the coding sequence ATGAACCAACTGGACCTTCATTCCGCCGAGGAAACGATTGCCCAGCGTGCCGCCCTGGCGCGGCTGATCGATGGCCTCGTGCGCGACGACGGCATGCATCCCACCGCCATCGACGATCTCTTCCTGATCCGCTGCAGCGCACCGAGCGAACTGGTACACGGGCTGCACAAGCCGGCGCTGTGCATCATCGTGCAGGGCAGCAAGGAGGTGCGCCTGGGCGATGAGCTCTACACCTACGATGCGCTGCATTACCTGGTGGTCTCGGTCACCGTGCCGGTGGCCGGTCGCGTGCTGGAGGCCTCGTCCGGCGAGCCATACCTCTGTATCCGCCTGGATATCGACCCGGCGATGGTCGCCACCCTGGTGGCCGAAAGCGCGCCGTTGAGCCAGCCCGTGGAAGGGGCTGCGCGCGGGGTCTATCTGGACCGCATCGATGCGCCGTTGCTAGACGCCACGCTGCGCCTGGTGCGGCTCTTGGCCAGCCCGCAGGACATCCCGGTGCTGGCACCGCTGGCCATGCGCGAGATCTTCTACCGCCTGCTCTGCGGTCGCCAGGGGCGCCACCTGCACGAGATCGCGGTGCGCGACAGCCAGGGCCATCGCGTCACCCGCGCGATCGAATGGCTGAACCGCAATTACGTCGAGCCGCTGCGCATCGAGGAACTGGCGCAGCGGGTCAACCTCAGCAGCTCGACGCTGCATCACCGTTTCAAGGCGCTCACCTCGATGAGCCCGCTGCAGTACCAGAAGCAGCTGCGCCTGCAGGAGGCGCGGCGGCTGCTGATCGCCGAGGGGCTCGATGTGTCCAGCGCCGGCTACCGGGTCGGCTACGAAAGCCCCTCGCAGTTCAGCCGCGAGTACAGTCGGCTGTTCGGCGCCTCGCCGGTGAAGGATTTGGCCCGGCTGCGCAGCACCGCTTAA